The proteins below come from a single Bacteroidales bacterium genomic window:
- the infB gene encoding translation initiation factor IF-2, which yields MAVRLAKAAKEFNIGIATIVDFLSKKGHKVDNSPNAKLSPEMYVLLVKEFQSEKTVKESAKKIELEYIHHQQSKPAAFKKPKVEEEEVDEVVIKNMPHDAKELLKPAAAEKQAVQTEKPKEEPEKIAEPAKKEDEIVAVEPEKPVAEVVKDESEVSKTAAEQPVSEPEKSETSEVPEKTSETESKDKTHLKIVGQIDLDAMNTRTKPDRKSKAEKEKERKEKSAQQKKKAEPEAKPAEKPAETIEPTDPQPDPQPTATHEPEVQKPEVPAEKVDPRFMPREKIKLNGPTIVGNIKLPEPRKPEPKKPVASSSDDQVGSRKKKRRRIKKQTEAAPVDTKTEKSEPQRGKPKDRRGVKRDVHKVEPTEEEIQRQIRETMQRLSPTGKSRASKHRREKRQMVSQHKLEEQERSEHDQKQLKVTEFVTANELATMMNVPVNQIIAACLSLGLFVSINQRLDAETLVLVAEEFGYKVEFVSVEVQEAIDESSEVDKPEDLIERHPVVTVMGHVDHGKTSLLDFIRHSNVIAGEAGGITQHIGAYEVVLDGGRKITFLDTPGHEAFTAMRARGTKVTDVAIIVVAADDNVMPQTVEAINHAQAAGIPIVIAINKIDKGNANVERVKEELSKLNILVEDWGGKYQSQEISAKMGVNIELLLEKVLLEAEFLNLKANPNRLAKGSVIESALDKGRGYMAKILVQNGTLSIGDVVLAGTTYGRVKAMYNERNMAITKAGPATPVLLLGLNGAPQAGDQFNVLADEREAKNIALKRQQLQREQGLRTQKHITLDEIGRRIAIGDFKELNIIVKGDVDGSVEALSDSLLKLSAEQVQVNVIHKSVGAITESDVLLASASNAIIIGFQVRPTLSARKLAESEQIDIRLYSIIYQAIDEIKAAIEGMLSPTYEEKILCNLEVRQVFKITKVGTVAGCMVLDGKIMRNSKIRLIRDGIVVYTGKLGSLKRFKDDVKEAYAGQDCGLNIDNFNDIKVNDIIEAYEMIEVKRKT from the coding sequence ATTGCAGTAAGGCTGGCCAAAGCAGCGAAAGAGTTCAATATTGGGATTGCAACAATCGTTGACTTTCTCTCAAAGAAAGGTCATAAGGTTGATAATAGCCCCAATGCCAAACTTTCGCCTGAGATGTATGTACTATTGGTTAAAGAGTTCCAATCCGAGAAAACTGTTAAAGAATCAGCAAAGAAAATTGAACTTGAATACATCCATCATCAGCAATCTAAGCCTGCTGCTTTCAAAAAGCCAAAGGTTGAGGAAGAGGAAGTTGATGAAGTGGTAATCAAAAATATGCCACATGATGCCAAGGAACTGCTGAAACCCGCAGCTGCTGAAAAACAAGCGGTTCAGACCGAAAAACCCAAAGAGGAACCTGAAAAAATTGCTGAACCTGCTAAGAAAGAGGATGAAATTGTAGCTGTTGAACCAGAAAAACCTGTAGCGGAAGTTGTAAAAGATGAAAGCGAAGTTTCGAAAACCGCGGCAGAGCAGCCTGTATCAGAACCGGAAAAATCTGAAACTTCTGAAGTTCCTGAGAAAACATCTGAAACTGAAAGCAAGGATAAAACCCATTTGAAGATCGTTGGCCAGATTGACCTTGACGCAATGAACACAAGGACCAAACCCGACAGGAAATCAAAAGCTGAAAAAGAGAAGGAGAGGAAAGAGAAATCAGCCCAGCAGAAAAAGAAAGCAGAGCCTGAAGCCAAGCCAGCAGAGAAGCCTGCAGAAACTATTGAGCCAACAGATCCACAACCTGATCCACAACCCACGGCCACACATGAACCAGAGGTACAAAAACCCGAGGTTCCTGCTGAAAAAGTTGACCCCCGGTTTATGCCACGCGAAAAAATCAAGCTTAATGGACCAACCATCGTGGGTAATATCAAGCTTCCCGAACCTAGAAAGCCCGAGCCTAAAAAGCCAGTGGCTTCGTCTTCTGATGATCAGGTTGGAAGCAGGAAAAAGAAACGCAGGCGCATCAAGAAGCAAACGGAGGCAGCTCCTGTTGATACAAAAACTGAAAAATCAGAACCGCAAAGAGGCAAACCAAAGGATCGCAGAGGTGTCAAAAGAGATGTTCATAAAGTTGAGCCTACGGAGGAAGAAATCCAGCGTCAGATCCGCGAAACCATGCAACGCCTCAGCCCAACAGGAAAGTCAAGGGCATCGAAGCACAGGCGTGAAAAACGCCAAATGGTTAGCCAGCATAAACTCGAGGAGCAAGAAAGATCAGAACACGATCAAAAACAACTCAAGGTTACTGAATTTGTGACCGCCAACGAATTGGCAACTATGATGAATGTTCCTGTGAACCAAATTATTGCTGCCTGCCTGAGCCTGGGATTGTTCGTTTCAATCAACCAGCGACTCGATGCTGAAACCCTGGTTCTCGTTGCTGAGGAGTTTGGCTACAAAGTTGAATTTGTGAGCGTTGAAGTGCAGGAAGCCATTGACGAGTCGTCTGAAGTTGACAAACCGGAAGATCTTATTGAAAGGCATCCTGTTGTTACCGTGATGGGCCATGTTGACCATGGCAAAACATCGTTGCTCGACTTTATCAGGCATAGCAATGTTATTGCAGGCGAGGCCGGTGGCATAACCCAGCATATTGGCGCTTATGAAGTTGTGCTTGATGGTGGCCGGAAAATCACCTTCCTCGATACCCCGGGTCACGAAGCCTTTACAGCTATGCGTGCCAGGGGAACCAAGGTCACCGATGTGGCTATCATTGTAGTTGCTGCCGATGATAATGTGATGCCTCAAACCGTTGAGGCCATCAACCATGCACAGGCTGCAGGGATTCCAATTGTGATCGCAATAAACAAAATTGATAAGGGCAACGCTAATGTTGAACGCGTTAAGGAAGAACTTTCAAAATTGAATATACTGGTTGAAGACTGGGGTGGCAAATACCAAAGCCAGGAAATATCAGCCAAAATGGGCGTGAACATCGAATTGCTGCTTGAAAAAGTATTGCTTGAAGCCGAGTTCCTCAATCTCAAAGCCAACCCAAACCGCCTGGCCAAGGGTTCGGTAATTGAATCAGCGTTGGACAAAGGCCGTGGTTATATGGCAAAGATATTGGTTCAGAACGGAACCCTCAGTATAGGCGATGTGGTACTGGCTGGTACTACCTATGGCCGCGTAAAAGCCATGTACAACGAAAGAAACATGGCAATTACCAAAGCAGGCCCGGCTACTCCGGTGCTATTGCTTGGATTGAACGGAGCGCCGCAAGCCGGCGATCAGTTCAATGTATTGGCCGATGAACGTGAAGCTAAAAATATTGCACTTAAACGTCAGCAACTACAACGTGAACAGGGACTCAGAACACAGAAACATATTACCCTTGATGAAATTGGCCGCCGTATTGCCATCGGTGATTTTAAGGAACTGAATATTATTGTTAAAGGTGATGTGGATGGTTCTGTTGAAGCTTTGTCTGATTCCTTGCTTAAACTCAGCGCCGAACAGGTACAGGTGAATGTGATCCATAAATCAGTGGGCGCTATCACAGAAAGTGATGTGTTGCTGGCAAGCGCTTCAAATGCGATCATTATCGGTTTCCAGGTACGACCCACACTTAGTGCACGTAAGCTTGCCGAATCGGAACAGATTGATATCCGCTTGTATTCAATCATCTACCAGGCCATTGATGAAATCAAGGCGGCCATTGAAGGCATGCTATCGCCCACCTATGAAGAAAAGATTCTGTGTAATCTTGAGGTACGGCAGGTGTTCAAAATCACTAAGGTTGGAACCGTAGCAGGATGTATGGTGCTTGACGGAAAAATTATGCGTAATTCCAAGATCAGGTTGATCAGGGACGGCATCGTTGTATATACCGGAAAACTTGGCTCGCTCAAACGTTTCAAGGATGATGTGAAAGAAGCCTATGCCGGCCAGGATTGCGGACTTAACATTGATAACTTCAATGATATCAAAGTTAATGACATCATTGAGGCTTACGAAATGATAGAGGTAAAACGCAAGACCTAA
- the nusA gene encoding transcription termination/antitermination protein NusA yields MEHINLVETFSEFKEFKNIERETMMRILEDVFRSMLVKRYGSDENFDIIVNIDKGDLEIWRSRTIVEDGEVEDENMQIAYSEAIKIEPDFEVGEDVSEEIKMLDFGRREILTIRQNLIAKIQEYEKDNVYKKYKDKVGEIVTGEVYQVWKKEIMVLDDEFIELVLPKSEQIPSDFFRKGDSIKAVVSKVEMRNNLPVIILSRTSPVFLERLFEMEVPEVYDGLITLKNIVRVPGERAKVAVESYDDRIDPVGACVGMKGSRIHGIVRELHNENIDVINYTTNPTLYIQRALSPAKITSITFDEENKRAEVYMKPDQVSLAIGKGGYNIKLASKLTGYEIDVYRDTETYYEDVDLTEFSDEIDEWIINELKAIGCDTAKSVLELTIDELVSRTDLEEETIREVVRILKTEFE; encoded by the coding sequence ATGGAACATATAAATCTGGTCGAAACTTTTTCGGAATTCAAAGAGTTCAAAAACATTGAACGCGAAACCATGATGCGCATCCTGGAAGACGTTTTCAGAAGCATGCTGGTAAAAAGGTATGGCAGCGATGAAAACTTTGATATCATTGTGAATATCGACAAAGGAGACCTGGAAATCTGGCGCAGCCGCACCATTGTTGAAGATGGGGAAGTTGAAGATGAAAACATGCAAATAGCATACTCCGAAGCCATCAAGATTGAACCCGACTTTGAAGTTGGTGAAGATGTTTCGGAAGAAATCAAGATGCTGGATTTTGGCAGGCGCGAAATCCTCACCATACGCCAGAACCTGATTGCCAAGATTCAGGAATATGAAAAAGACAACGTTTACAAAAAGTATAAAGATAAAGTTGGCGAAATAGTAACCGGCGAAGTTTACCAGGTTTGGAAAAAAGAAATCATGGTACTCGACGACGAGTTCATTGAACTGGTTTTACCCAAAAGCGAGCAAATTCCATCAGACTTTTTCCGTAAGGGAGATTCCATCAAGGCTGTTGTTTCAAAAGTTGAAATGCGCAACAACCTTCCAGTAATCATCCTTTCACGCACTTCGCCGGTATTTCTCGAAAGGCTCTTTGAAATGGAAGTTCCCGAAGTTTACGATGGACTTATTACCCTGAAAAACATTGTCCGTGTTCCCGGCGAAAGGGCTAAGGTGGCTGTTGAATCATATGATGACCGTATTGATCCGGTTGGAGCCTGTGTAGGTATGAAAGGATCGCGCATTCATGGCATCGTTCGCGAATTGCATAATGAGAACATTGATGTGATCAACTATACCACGAACCCAACGCTTTATATCCAGCGTGCACTCAGCCCGGCCAAGATTACCTCAATTACTTTTGACGAAGAAAACAAACGCGCCGAGGTGTATATGAAACCCGACCAGGTTTCGCTGGCTATAGGCAAGGGAGGTTACAATATCAAACTTGCGAGTAAACTTACCGGCTATGAGATTGATGTTTACCGCGATACCGAAACCTATTATGAAGATGTTGACCTCACCGAATTCTCAGATGAAATTGATGAATGGATCATCAACGAACTTAAAGCCATCGGTTGTGACACTGCAAAAAGCGTATTGGAATTAACTATTGATGAACTTGTAAGTCGTACAGATCTTGAGGAAGAAACCATCAGGGAAGTGGTCAGGATTTTGAAAACTGAGTTTGAATAA
- the rimP gene encoding ribosome assembly cofactor RimP, whose amino-acid sequence MIDERFIRKLAEEKLGESGVFLTDVIVKQGNSIHVFIDGDQGVTIDECVALSRHIESNLNREEEDFNLQVSTAGVDQPLKFARQYIKNIGRKLSIELKNGEAITGKLLAADNEKIQLQTETQKGRKTITGDTIELNYTEIVRALCLISFK is encoded by the coding sequence ATGATTGACGAAAGGTTTATAAGAAAACTTGCTGAAGAAAAGCTCGGTGAAAGCGGGGTTTTTCTTACCGATGTTATTGTAAAACAAGGCAATAGTATCCATGTTTTTATTGATGGTGACCAAGGAGTTACCATTGATGAATGTGTTGCCCTTTCCCGCCATATCGAATCGAACCTTAACCGCGAGGAGGAAGATTTCAACCTTCAGGTTTCGACAGCCGGTGTGGATCAACCGCTCAAATTCGCCAGGCAGTATATCAAGAATATAGGACGTAAGCTTAGCATTGAGCTAAAGAATGGCGAAGCGATTACCGGCAAACTTCTTGCTGCCGATAATGAAAAGATTCAATTACAGACCGAAACACAAAAAGGCCGGAAAACTATTACCGGCGACACCATAGAATTAAATTATACAGAGATTGTAAGAGCCTTGTGCCTGATTTCATTTAAATAG
- a CDS encoding MFS transporter, protein MKARPRLNFWQIWNMSFGFLGIQFGFALQNANVSRIFETLGASIDAIPILWIAAPVTGLIIQPIIGHMSDNTWTRFGRRRPYFLVGAILASIALFIMPNSPALWVAAGMLWIMDASINISMEPFRAFVGDMLLPEQRTKGFAMQSFFIGIGAVVASGLPYIMTNLLNIPNVAPEGIIPPSVKYSFYIGGLVFFLAVLWTVIRTREYSPAQLKSFEELEKSHHGAADIHDSEELLPASNYIKGSWFWVIIGLLLTSGVYIYHLKEELYILTAGIIAFGVIQLLTGLLINAGKKENGFVVVINDLFRMPKTMAQLAIVQFFSWFALFAMWIYTTAAVTSHVFGTSDTESQLYNEGADWVGVMFAVYNGFAATVAFLLPVIARYTNRRVTHMISLIAGGLGLISVYFFKDQYLLIISMLGVGLAWASILSMPYAILTGSLPSHKMGTYMGIFNFFIVIPQILAASILGFFVSRLAGGHAIYALVLGGFSFLIAAIMVFFVKDADEKIIKDKQKQLIYETET, encoded by the coding sequence ATGAAAGCACGACCACGTCTCAATTTCTGGCAAATCTGGAACATGAGTTTTGGGTTTTTGGGAATACAATTTGGTTTCGCATTGCAAAATGCCAATGTAAGCCGTATTTTTGAAACACTGGGCGCCAGCATTGATGCTATACCCATACTCTGGATTGCTGCCCCGGTCACTGGCCTGATTATACAGCCGATCATCGGGCATATGAGCGATAATACATGGACGAGGTTTGGCCGCAGAAGGCCTTATTTTCTGGTAGGGGCTATTTTGGCATCCATTGCTCTGTTTATCATGCCAAACTCACCGGCGCTTTGGGTTGCAGCCGGTATGCTTTGGATCATGGATGCAAGCATCAATATTTCTATGGAGCCTTTCCGTGCCTTTGTTGGCGACATGCTTTTACCTGAGCAGCGCACCAAGGGTTTTGCCATGCAGAGCTTTTTCATTGGTATTGGCGCCGTAGTTGCATCCGGCCTTCCATATATCATGACAAACTTGTTGAACATCCCAAATGTCGCCCCCGAAGGTATAATTCCGCCATCAGTGAAATACTCCTTTTATATTGGCGGCCTCGTATTTTTTCTTGCAGTGCTCTGGACTGTGATCCGAACCAGGGAATATTCTCCGGCACAGCTCAAATCGTTTGAAGAACTTGAAAAATCACATCACGGTGCTGCTGATATCCACGATAGCGAAGAATTGCTCCCTGCATCCAATTACATCAAAGGAAGTTGGTTCTGGGTCATCATTGGCTTATTGCTTACTTCCGGAGTTTATATCTATCATTTAAAAGAGGAACTTTACATACTCACCGCAGGCATCATTGCCTTTGGGGTCATACAATTGCTTACAGGCCTGTTGATCAATGCCGGGAAAAAAGAAAATGGTTTCGTGGTAGTGATCAACGATCTTTTCAGAATGCCTAAAACCATGGCGCAATTGGCAATAGTGCAATTCTTTTCATGGTTCGCACTTTTTGCCATGTGGATTTATACCACCGCTGCAGTCACCAGCCATGTTTTTGGAACCAGCGATACTGAATCCCAACTTTATAATGAGGGCGCCGACTGGGTCGGAGTTATGTTCGCCGTTTATAATGGTTTTGCTGCTACTGTGGCTTTTCTGCTGCCGGTAATTGCACGCTACACCAACCGCAGGGTCACACACATGATCTCATTGATTGCCGGCGGACTGGGATTGATCTCAGTATATTTTTTCAAAGATCAATACCTGCTTATCATTTCCATGCTTGGCGTTGGGCTGGCCTGGGCCAGCATACTCTCCATGCCTTATGCGATCCTCACCGGTTCGCTACCTTCGCATAAAATGGGAACCTATATGGGCATTTTCAATTTCTTTATCGTGATCCCACAAATACTGGCAGCGAGCATCCTGGGCTTCTTTGTAAGCCGTTTAGCCGGTGGACATGCCATTTACGCATTAGTACTTGGTGGTTTCTCCTTCCTGATAGCCGCCATCATGGTATTCTTTGTAAAAGATGCCGACGAGAAAATTATTAAGGACAAACAAAAACAACTTATTTATGAAACTGAAACGTAG
- the malQ gene encoding 4-alpha-glucanotransferase, with the protein MPTRKLLRTNKNNLFMKLKRSSGILLHITSLPGKFGIGTFGDEAYKFVDFLITSEQKTWQLLPLGHTGYGDSPYQCYSAFAGNPMLIDLEILVKQGYLKEIELEINQPFNPGVVEYDKVYAHKMPLLTAAASRFLEKTSWAEQTKFEVFCQENIYWLDDYATFIAIKDKHDGKPWWEWNADLRLRKQEAIENIFSELNSSIQVLKVIQYFFYTQWIELRFYANRNGVRIIGDMPLYIAHDSADAWCHHDNFWFDKQRNPVNVAGVPPDYFSETGQLWGNPLYNWEYLKETDFKWWIERVKANFILYDYLRIDHFRGLAAFWAVPFGEKTAIKGEWMPAPGRDLLQAVKDQLGDLPIIAEDLGVITPDVIELRDGFGFPGMKILQFAFDSEEENDFLPHTYQRNCIVYTGTHDNDTTLGWYVSSKEKDKQILRDYFNPDERDISWSFIKLAWSSVADLAIIPLQDVLRLGSEARMNVPGTSSGNWKWRYQAENLKDEHALKLKKITKTFGRV; encoded by the coding sequence ATGCCGACGAGAAAATTATTAAGGACAAACAAAAACAACTTATTTATGAAACTGAAACGTAGTAGTGGTATTCTTTTGCACATAACTTCATTACCAGGCAAATTTGGTATCGGCACTTTCGGCGACGAAGCTTACAAATTTGTTGATTTCCTGATTACATCGGAGCAAAAAACCTGGCAGTTGCTACCATTGGGGCATACTGGTTATGGCGATTCCCCTTACCAATGTTACTCAGCCTTTGCAGGCAATCCTATGCTGATTGACCTTGAAATCCTTGTAAAACAAGGCTATCTGAAAGAAATAGAACTAGAAATTAATCAGCCATTCAATCCCGGTGTTGTTGAATACGACAAAGTTTATGCCCATAAAATGCCTTTGCTTACTGCTGCTGCCAGTCGTTTCCTCGAGAAGACTTCGTGGGCTGAGCAAACCAAATTCGAGGTGTTTTGCCAGGAAAACATATATTGGCTTGACGACTACGCTACCTTCATTGCTATTAAGGATAAACATGATGGCAAACCCTGGTGGGAATGGAATGCTGACCTTCGTTTGCGGAAACAGGAAGCAATTGAAAATATTTTTTCCGAACTCAACAGCTCCATTCAGGTTCTAAAGGTTATACAGTATTTCTTTTACACACAGTGGATTGAACTTCGGTTTTACGCCAACCGCAATGGAGTTCGTATAATTGGTGATATGCCATTATATATAGCACACGACAGTGCAGATGCATGGTGCCATCATGATAATTTCTGGTTCGACAAGCAACGCAACCCTGTAAATGTTGCCGGAGTTCCACCCGATTATTTCAGCGAAACCGGACAACTTTGGGGAAATCCGCTTTACAATTGGGAATATTTGAAGGAAACCGATTTCAAATGGTGGATTGAGCGTGTGAAAGCCAATTTCATTTTGTACGATTATTTGCGAATTGACCATTTCCGTGGATTAGCTGCATTCTGGGCAGTTCCGTTTGGAGAAAAAACAGCTATCAAAGGCGAGTGGATGCCAGCACCCGGAAGAGACTTGTTGCAGGCTGTAAAAGACCAGCTTGGCGACTTGCCCATAATCGCTGAAGACCTGGGTGTGATTACCCCGGATGTGATTGAATTGCGCGATGGATTTGGTTTCCCCGGTATGAAAATACTTCAATTCGCGTTCGATTCAGAGGAGGAAAATGACTTTTTGCCCCATACCTATCAGCGTAACTGCATTGTTTATACAGGAACACACGACAACGACACCACTTTGGGCTGGTACGTATCGAGCAAGGAAAAAGACAAACAAATCCTTCGTGATTATTTTAACCCCGACGAAAGAGATATAAGCTGGTCGTTCATTAAACTGGCCTGGTCATCAGTTGCTGATCTTGCAATTATTCCATTACAGGATGTACTCAGGTTGGGATCCGAAGCAAGAATGAATGTGCCCGGAACGTCATCAGGCAACTGGAAGTGGCGCTACCAGGCTGAAAACCTGAAAGATGAACATGCACTTAAGCTTAAAAAGATCACGAAAACTTTTGGCAGGGTCTAG
- a CDS encoding carbohydrate kinase family protein, whose translation MDQVATVKSAFKKLENQIETFSVLAGFDGFVDEIIHVVDKREDMQRFNRIETIEAFSKRIATYSGLSGNIELVPIQIKLGGNGPIYANMLLAQNHKIVYMGALGEGEVHHVFREFADACEKVISMADPGHTDALEFLDGKLMLGKMNKLEDVSWGKLLTFIQQSELEKILKKTHLVACNNWTMLGKLNSVLLGFNSLFESMKIKPDLFIDLADPAKRTGDDIAIVLEILNRMQTNVILSMNQNESSIIASVLGIVEKDIIERAIKIRSQLDLAAIVIHPVEGAAVATKTESAWVKGPYTPSPKLTTGAGDNFNAGFSHAWMYGLKPAECCATGVSTSGFYVRNGYSPNKEELLKFMKEWAKAGCGDI comes from the coding sequence ATGGATCAGGTTGCAACTGTAAAATCGGCATTTAAAAAACTGGAGAACCAGATTGAAACTTTCAGCGTTCTGGCAGGCTTTGATGGGTTTGTTGATGAAATCATTCACGTGGTTGATAAACGCGAGGACATGCAGCGATTCAACCGGATTGAAACCATTGAAGCATTTTCAAAACGCATCGCTACTTATTCGGGTCTCAGCGGAAATATTGAACTGGTTCCGATCCAGATTAAATTAGGGGGTAATGGCCCAATTTATGCCAATATGTTGCTGGCTCAAAACCATAAGATCGTTTATATGGGAGCGTTGGGTGAAGGCGAAGTACACCATGTATTTCGTGAATTCGCCGATGCCTGTGAAAAAGTAATAAGTATGGCAGACCCGGGTCACACCGATGCACTTGAATTTCTCGATGGTAAACTAATGCTTGGCAAGATGAACAAGCTTGAGGACGTAAGCTGGGGCAAGCTCCTGACATTTATCCAACAGTCGGAACTTGAGAAAATCCTCAAAAAAACCCACCTTGTAGCTTGCAATAACTGGACTATGCTCGGCAAACTCAACAGTGTGTTGCTTGGATTTAACTCGCTTTTTGAGTCAATGAAAATCAAACCCGATTTGTTCATTGACCTCGCCGATCCGGCAAAACGTACAGGCGATGATATTGCCATCGTGCTGGAAATCCTTAACCGTATGCAAACCAATGTGATTTTAAGCATGAACCAGAACGAATCGTCCATTATTGCCTCGGTGCTTGGGATCGTAGAAAAAGATATTATTGAAAGAGCCATAAAAATCCGCTCACAGCTTGACCTGGCTGCCATTGTAATTCACCCTGTTGAAGGAGCAGCAGTTGCAACCAAAACTGAATCAGCGTGGGTAAAAGGGCCATACACACCCTCACCGAAACTCACTACAGGCGCTGGCGATAATTTCAATGCCGGGTTCAGTCATGCATGGATGTATGGTCTTAAGCCAGCCGAATGCTGTGCAACCGGTGTCAGCACTTCCGGCTTTTATGTGAGAAATGGATATTCGCCCAATAAAGAAGAATTGCTGAAGTTCATGAAGGAATGGGCAAAGGCTGGTTGTGGCGATATTTAG
- a CDS encoding aspartyl protease family protein — protein sequence MKKLKTNIIASLLSFGLLLMCFVASGQIIGFEIINQNGKTTFGFEKVNNLVIIPVMLNGQLPLNFILDTGVRTTILTDRTISDIVNISYDRSVTIAGAGHIRELNAYLATNVSLSMPGINGQGQSLIVLEEDYLELRTHLGMNVHGIIGYEFFNHFVVMIDYQSNLITVYDPDVFKPRRNFTAIPITIEQGRPYIEASMTQFEGSVFNPKLLIDSGASHGLLLEKDSDEDILLPEDNLATIIGWGLGGELKGSLGRIKNLSINKFEFEDVLASFTEDYSSPDVNLLTNRNGSIGGDLLSRFTIVIDYNGRMIYLRKSRAYSYPFEFNLGGIDIIADGVDFNTFRIINVIEGSPAFHAGLKNDDIIVAINGKNAISISLTDINNILRSKPGSRVVVVLNRDNEIIRTSFRLKRMI from the coding sequence ATGAAGAAACTTAAAACCAATATAATCGCCAGCTTGCTTTCCTTTGGATTGCTGCTAATGTGCTTTGTTGCCTCTGGGCAAATTATTGGTTTTGAGATCATAAATCAAAATGGTAAAACAACATTCGGTTTTGAAAAGGTAAATAACCTTGTGATTATACCCGTGATGCTCAATGGACAGTTACCATTGAATTTCATCCTCGACACCGGGGTCAGAACCACCATTCTCACTGATCGCACCATCAGCGATATTGTTAATATTTCATACGACCGATCCGTGACAATCGCCGGCGCAGGTCACATCCGGGAACTTAATGCCTACCTTGCAACTAATGTATCTTTATCAATGCCTGGCATTAACGGGCAGGGACAATCACTTATCGTACTCGAGGAGGATTATCTGGAGTTAAGAACCCACCTGGGCATGAATGTTCATGGCATCATCGGTTATGAATTTTTCAACCATTTTGTTGTAATGATTGATTACCAAAGCAACCTGATTACTGTTTATGACCCGGATGTTTTCAAGCCACGAAGAAATTTCACAGCTATTCCCATCACTATTGAGCAAGGCCGTCCGTATATTGAAGCAAGTATGACCCAATTCGAGGGATCCGTTTTTAATCCGAAGCTTTTGATTGACTCCGGGGCAAGCCATGGTTTGCTTCTGGAAAAAGATTCTGACGAAGACATTCTTCTACCTGAAGACAATCTTGCGACCATTATTGGTTGGGGACTCGGAGGAGAATTAAAAGGTTCACTCGGCAGGATTAAGAATCTTTCAATTAACAAGTTTGAATTCGAGGATGTGCTGGCTTCATTTACCGAGGATTATTCTAGCCCGGATGTGAATTTGCTGACCAACCGTAATGGCTCGATTGGTGGCGACCTGTTGAGCCGCTTTACCATTGTAATTGATTACAATGGCAGGATGATTTACCTGAGAAAATCAAGAGCCTACAGTTATCCTTTTGAGTTTAACCTTGGTGGAATTGACATCATCGCCGATGGAGTTGATTTCAATACTTTCAGGATAATCAATGTGATAGAGGGTTCACCTGCATTTCATGCGGGTTTGAAAAATGACGACATTATTGTGGCAATAAATGGGAAAAACGCAATCAGCATATCTTTAACCGACATAAACAACATTTTGCGGTCGAAACCGGGAAGCAGGGTGGTTGTCGTACTTAACCGCGACAATGAAATCATAAGAACTTCATTCCGCTTAAAACGCATGATCTGA